One window from the genome of Cucumis melo cultivar AY chromosome 10, USDA_Cmelo_AY_1.0, whole genome shotgun sequence encodes:
- the LOC103488806 gene encoding probable serine/threonine-protein kinase PBL12 isoform X3 encodes MGHKQRVDSNSMIGLNENLIEKESAKKMEEYTNNEGMHEIMDLCERKKIRFKVEVHTGSSAKKVALEAAKSYKPTWVILDRRMKRERKFFLKRLSCKISRMKGDNTVHELRGKLGVGIGSNEEEKDLSTTPTSPNYFPKTSPSQFSYAEMIPGSPQLQLSSTKKGEEETDFFETNLERRHNNKKRPTLCKSSSSGNVNESKSSVLPIRTPKEISPGGGDSSSSPFSISDDFKISACSVCHIRRPFVGWRRDFTYAELHAATNGFSQHNFLSEGGFGSVYSGEIGGIKIAVKQHKLVSSQGEKEFRSEVNVLSKVSHENLVMLLGTCREATRRLLLVYEYVCHGSLEKHLSRTARRPLSWEKRMKIARGVARGLQYLHQNNIIHRDMRPNNILITHDYESRLGDFGLARTQYEDSGETRVVGTLGYLAPEYAEFGKVSTKTDVYAFGVVLLQLITGLRTTDMIFEGKSLVGWARPLLKERNYPDLIDPKIADSHDFYQLFWMVDVVVKCLRKDPRKRITMNKVLEYFNYLMDGDPTGNIGDLSPAESCTPTNE; translated from the exons TGGGACACAAGCAGCGAGTGGATTCGAACTCTATGATAGGGCTGAACGAAAACCTGATAGAAAAGGAAAGTGCAAAGAAAATGGAAGAATATACTAACAATGAAGGAATGCATGAAATTATGGATCTTTGTGAACGCAAAAAG ATAAGGTTCAAGGTGGAAGTTCATACAGGGTCTTCTGCGAAGAAAGTTGCTCTTGAAGCTGCTAAAAGTTACAAACCAACTTGGGTTATCCTTGATAG GCgtatgaagagagagagaaaattctttctaaagagattgaGTTGCAAGATATCAAGAATGAAAGGGGACAACACAGTTCATGAGTTGAGAGGGAAATTGGGAGTGGGAATTGGAAGTAATGAGGAGGAAAAGGATTTGTCAACAACTCCAACTTCTCCAAATTACTTCCCAAAAACCTCTCCTTCTCAATTTAGTTATGCTGAGATGATACCAGGAAGTCCTCAACTCCAACTTTCTTCAACTA aaaaaggagaagaagaaacgGACTTCTTCGAAACGAATTTAGAACGGCGGCATAACAACAAGAAACGGCCTACGCTCTGCAAATCATCCTCAAGCGGTAATGTAAATGAATCGAAATCTTCGGTTCTGCCAATTCGAACGCCGAAAGAAATTTCTCCAGGAGGAGGTGATTCGTCTTCCTCCCCATTCTCCATTTCCGATGACTTCAAAATCTCCGCCTGTTCGGTTTGCCATATACGACGCCCCTTTGTTGGATGGAGGAGGGATTTCACTTACGCAGAGCTTCATGCCGCTACCAATGGATTCTCCCAGCACAATTTCCTTTCTGAAGGTGGGTTTGGTTCGGTTTATAGTGGTGAAATCGGTGGGATTAAGATAGCTGTCAAGCAACATAAACTTGTGAGTTCTCAAGGGGAAAAGGAATTCAGATCTGAGGTTAATGTTCTTAGCAAAGTGAGCCATGAGAATTTGGTGATGCTTTTGGGTACGTGTAGAGAAGCAACTCGCCGGCTGCTGCTTGTTTATGAGTATGTTTGCCATGGATCCTTGGAGAAACACTTGTCAA GGACTGCCCGCAGACCTCTTAGTTGGGAAAAGAGGATGAAGATAGCTAGAGGAGTTGCTAGAGGGTTACAATATTTGCATCAAAATAACATCATCCACAGAGATATGAGACCAAATAATATCCTCATAACTCATGATTATGAGTCACGG CTAGGAGATTTTGGACTAGCAAGAACTCAGTATGAAGACTCTGGAGAGACGAGGGTTGTTGGGACATTGGGATACTTAGCACCAGAATATGCGGAATTTGGTAAAGTATCTACCAAAACCGATGTTTATGCCTTTGGTGTGGTCTTGTTACAGCTTATTACTGGATTGAGGACTACCGACATGATATTTGAAGGAAAGAGTCTTGTGGGCTGG gCGAGACCATTGCTAAAGGAAAGAAACTACCCTGATTTAATAGATCCAAAAATAGCAGACTCCCATGATTTCTACCAACTATTTTGGATGGTTGATGTAGTAGTGAAATGCCTGAGAAAGGATCCTCGCAAGAGAATAACTATGAATAAG GTACTTGAATACTTCAATTACCTAATGGATGGTGATCCAACCGGCAACATCGGAGACCTTTCTCCTGCAGAATCATGTACACCGACCAATGAATAA
- the LOC103488806 gene encoding probable serine/threonine-protein kinase PBL12 isoform X1 — protein sequence MAKLEEVGEKVMVIQDGSRKFSWNAAMGIVWVLRNSPFRKGDEITLLVVLHQVNNPSMYALMEASMLGHKQRVDSNSMIGLNENLIEKESAKKMEEYTNNEGMHEIMDLCERKKIRFKVEVHTGSSAKKVALEAAKSYKPTWVILDRRMKRERKFFLKRLSCKISRMKGDNTVHELRGKLGVGIGSNEEEKDLSTTPTSPNYFPKTSPSQFSYAEMIPGSPQLQLSSTKKGEEETDFFETNLERRHNNKKRPTLCKSSSSGNVNESKSSVLPIRTPKEISPGGGDSSSSPFSISDDFKISACSVCHIRRPFVGWRRDFTYAELHAATNGFSQHNFLSEGGFGSVYSGEIGGIKIAVKQHKLVSSQGEKEFRSEVNVLSKVSHENLVMLLGTCREATRRLLLVYEYVCHGSLEKHLSRTARRPLSWEKRMKIARGVARGLQYLHQNNIIHRDMRPNNILITHDYESRLGDFGLARTQYEDSGETRVVGTLGYLAPEYAEFGKVSTKTDVYAFGVVLLQLITGLRTTDMIFEGKSLVGWARPLLKERNYPDLIDPKIADSHDFYQLFWMVDVVVKCLRKDPRKRITMNKVLEYFNYLMDGDPTGNIGDLSPAESCTPTNE from the exons ATGGCAAAGTTGGAAGAAGTTGGAGAGAAAGTGATGGTAATCCAAGATGGAAGCAGAAAGTTCAGTTGGAATGCGGCCATGGGAATTGTATGGGTGCTGAGGAACTCTCCATTTAGAAAAGGAGATGAAATAACACTATTAGTTGTTCTTCACCAGGTTAATAATCCTAGTATGTATGCTTTGATGGAAGCTTCAATGT TGGGACACAAGCAGCGAGTGGATTCGAACTCTATGATAGGGCTGAACGAAAACCTGATAGAAAAGGAAAGTGCAAAGAAAATGGAAGAATATACTAACAATGAAGGAATGCATGAAATTATGGATCTTTGTGAACGCAAAAAG ATAAGGTTCAAGGTGGAAGTTCATACAGGGTCTTCTGCGAAGAAAGTTGCTCTTGAAGCTGCTAAAAGTTACAAACCAACTTGGGTTATCCTTGATAG GCgtatgaagagagagagaaaattctttctaaagagattgaGTTGCAAGATATCAAGAATGAAAGGGGACAACACAGTTCATGAGTTGAGAGGGAAATTGGGAGTGGGAATTGGAAGTAATGAGGAGGAAAAGGATTTGTCAACAACTCCAACTTCTCCAAATTACTTCCCAAAAACCTCTCCTTCTCAATTTAGTTATGCTGAGATGATACCAGGAAGTCCTCAACTCCAACTTTCTTCAACTA aaaaaggagaagaagaaacgGACTTCTTCGAAACGAATTTAGAACGGCGGCATAACAACAAGAAACGGCCTACGCTCTGCAAATCATCCTCAAGCGGTAATGTAAATGAATCGAAATCTTCGGTTCTGCCAATTCGAACGCCGAAAGAAATTTCTCCAGGAGGAGGTGATTCGTCTTCCTCCCCATTCTCCATTTCCGATGACTTCAAAATCTCCGCCTGTTCGGTTTGCCATATACGACGCCCCTTTGTTGGATGGAGGAGGGATTTCACTTACGCAGAGCTTCATGCCGCTACCAATGGATTCTCCCAGCACAATTTCCTTTCTGAAGGTGGGTTTGGTTCGGTTTATAGTGGTGAAATCGGTGGGATTAAGATAGCTGTCAAGCAACATAAACTTGTGAGTTCTCAAGGGGAAAAGGAATTCAGATCTGAGGTTAATGTTCTTAGCAAAGTGAGCCATGAGAATTTGGTGATGCTTTTGGGTACGTGTAGAGAAGCAACTCGCCGGCTGCTGCTTGTTTATGAGTATGTTTGCCATGGATCCTTGGAGAAACACTTGTCAA GGACTGCCCGCAGACCTCTTAGTTGGGAAAAGAGGATGAAGATAGCTAGAGGAGTTGCTAGAGGGTTACAATATTTGCATCAAAATAACATCATCCACAGAGATATGAGACCAAATAATATCCTCATAACTCATGATTATGAGTCACGG CTAGGAGATTTTGGACTAGCAAGAACTCAGTATGAAGACTCTGGAGAGACGAGGGTTGTTGGGACATTGGGATACTTAGCACCAGAATATGCGGAATTTGGTAAAGTATCTACCAAAACCGATGTTTATGCCTTTGGTGTGGTCTTGTTACAGCTTATTACTGGATTGAGGACTACCGACATGATATTTGAAGGAAAGAGTCTTGTGGGCTGG gCGAGACCATTGCTAAAGGAAAGAAACTACCCTGATTTAATAGATCCAAAAATAGCAGACTCCCATGATTTCTACCAACTATTTTGGATGGTTGATGTAGTAGTGAAATGCCTGAGAAAGGATCCTCGCAAGAGAATAACTATGAATAAG GTACTTGAATACTTCAATTACCTAATGGATGGTGATCCAACCGGCAACATCGGAGACCTTTCTCCTGCAGAATCATGTACACCGACCAATGAATAA
- the LOC103488806 gene encoding probable serine/threonine-protein kinase PBL12 isoform X2, which yields MAKLEEVGEKVMVIQDGSRKFSWNAAMGIVWVLRNSPFRKGDEITLLVVLHQVNNPMGHKQRVDSNSMIGLNENLIEKESAKKMEEYTNNEGMHEIMDLCERKKIRFKVEVHTGSSAKKVALEAAKSYKPTWVILDRRMKRERKFFLKRLSCKISRMKGDNTVHELRGKLGVGIGSNEEEKDLSTTPTSPNYFPKTSPSQFSYAEMIPGSPQLQLSSTKKGEEETDFFETNLERRHNNKKRPTLCKSSSSGNVNESKSSVLPIRTPKEISPGGGDSSSSPFSISDDFKISACSVCHIRRPFVGWRRDFTYAELHAATNGFSQHNFLSEGGFGSVYSGEIGGIKIAVKQHKLVSSQGEKEFRSEVNVLSKVSHENLVMLLGTCREATRRLLLVYEYVCHGSLEKHLSRTARRPLSWEKRMKIARGVARGLQYLHQNNIIHRDMRPNNILITHDYESRLGDFGLARTQYEDSGETRVVGTLGYLAPEYAEFGKVSTKTDVYAFGVVLLQLITGLRTTDMIFEGKSLVGWARPLLKERNYPDLIDPKIADSHDFYQLFWMVDVVVKCLRKDPRKRITMNKVLEYFNYLMDGDPTGNIGDLSPAESCTPTNE from the exons ATGGCAAAGTTGGAAGAAGTTGGAGAGAAAGTGATGGTAATCCAAGATGGAAGCAGAAAGTTCAGTTGGAATGCGGCCATGGGAATTGTATGGGTGCTGAGGAACTCTCCATTTAGAAAAGGAGATGAAATAACACTATTAGTTGTTCTTCACCAGGTTAATAATCCTA TGGGACACAAGCAGCGAGTGGATTCGAACTCTATGATAGGGCTGAACGAAAACCTGATAGAAAAGGAAAGTGCAAAGAAAATGGAAGAATATACTAACAATGAAGGAATGCATGAAATTATGGATCTTTGTGAACGCAAAAAG ATAAGGTTCAAGGTGGAAGTTCATACAGGGTCTTCTGCGAAGAAAGTTGCTCTTGAAGCTGCTAAAAGTTACAAACCAACTTGGGTTATCCTTGATAG GCgtatgaagagagagagaaaattctttctaaagagattgaGTTGCAAGATATCAAGAATGAAAGGGGACAACACAGTTCATGAGTTGAGAGGGAAATTGGGAGTGGGAATTGGAAGTAATGAGGAGGAAAAGGATTTGTCAACAACTCCAACTTCTCCAAATTACTTCCCAAAAACCTCTCCTTCTCAATTTAGTTATGCTGAGATGATACCAGGAAGTCCTCAACTCCAACTTTCTTCAACTA aaaaaggagaagaagaaacgGACTTCTTCGAAACGAATTTAGAACGGCGGCATAACAACAAGAAACGGCCTACGCTCTGCAAATCATCCTCAAGCGGTAATGTAAATGAATCGAAATCTTCGGTTCTGCCAATTCGAACGCCGAAAGAAATTTCTCCAGGAGGAGGTGATTCGTCTTCCTCCCCATTCTCCATTTCCGATGACTTCAAAATCTCCGCCTGTTCGGTTTGCCATATACGACGCCCCTTTGTTGGATGGAGGAGGGATTTCACTTACGCAGAGCTTCATGCCGCTACCAATGGATTCTCCCAGCACAATTTCCTTTCTGAAGGTGGGTTTGGTTCGGTTTATAGTGGTGAAATCGGTGGGATTAAGATAGCTGTCAAGCAACATAAACTTGTGAGTTCTCAAGGGGAAAAGGAATTCAGATCTGAGGTTAATGTTCTTAGCAAAGTGAGCCATGAGAATTTGGTGATGCTTTTGGGTACGTGTAGAGAAGCAACTCGCCGGCTGCTGCTTGTTTATGAGTATGTTTGCCATGGATCCTTGGAGAAACACTTGTCAA GGACTGCCCGCAGACCTCTTAGTTGGGAAAAGAGGATGAAGATAGCTAGAGGAGTTGCTAGAGGGTTACAATATTTGCATCAAAATAACATCATCCACAGAGATATGAGACCAAATAATATCCTCATAACTCATGATTATGAGTCACGG CTAGGAGATTTTGGACTAGCAAGAACTCAGTATGAAGACTCTGGAGAGACGAGGGTTGTTGGGACATTGGGATACTTAGCACCAGAATATGCGGAATTTGGTAAAGTATCTACCAAAACCGATGTTTATGCCTTTGGTGTGGTCTTGTTACAGCTTATTACTGGATTGAGGACTACCGACATGATATTTGAAGGAAAGAGTCTTGTGGGCTGG gCGAGACCATTGCTAAAGGAAAGAAACTACCCTGATTTAATAGATCCAAAAATAGCAGACTCCCATGATTTCTACCAACTATTTTGGATGGTTGATGTAGTAGTGAAATGCCTGAGAAAGGATCCTCGCAAGAGAATAACTATGAATAAG GTACTTGAATACTTCAATTACCTAATGGATGGTGATCCAACCGGCAACATCGGAGACCTTTCTCCTGCAGAATCATGTACACCGACCAATGAATAA